The following are encoded together in the Populus trichocarpa isolate Nisqually-1 chromosome 5, P.trichocarpa_v4.1, whole genome shotgun sequence genome:
- the LOC18098947 gene encoding protein tesmin/TSO1-like CXC 2 isoform X1 has translation MGFRVVAQNLIKTYKICFLPAFAPLLTFSLFISSLFRQTYPNNDKKRFGERKEVGVFSFVTEDLLEVEEKCIEVLMELNTPNKNQIPATNPLSQFEDSPVFNYINNLSPIELVKSMHNGQAFNFPSFASPLSVFASPQLSSQSDARSFMRRDQFSEPSKPELLQSKDENDTSIGVFEAAQLTGLSVEQSECSTPANSSKGVITKLPGEHMELAIEEPDTLKYYCASPDDNIIMVPLKAIIEPQMAGDPNERYCSRKSEKDLRKIGQTGQNEDEAGCDWVALISDVADILTLEPSIDEESAEKQKMVDPGTISFISNVLQAPQDNSDDSETSYYAGSSQQREIGEPGIQPVESGEQNEAHQTPSVFSGTLPDKPIVNDAAAKVDIRGKSYQSSSKQQHKIRRRCLVFEMGAHKKKLAFESSSSTSSQSDHMGASIEKHATPRTDKGKTLSALPGRGIGLHLNALTATSSGNAVKIETLASGKQEISQPPSPAAHMASGLDPVSKSLALITVETDFVPFDNEDKVMENVPQTSMVVTEDFGISSPKMKRQKFEYLGASSCKRCNCKRSKCLKLYCECFAAGLYCIEPCSCLECSNNPAHEDTVLETRRQIESRNPLAFAPKVIRNSDSVSEFGEETNKTPASARHKRGCNCKKSSCLKKYCECFQGGVGCSSYCRCEGCKNTFGCKNGVEENDLKWGESKIHENTSNLNLLDIIEKGEDHPDLMVPSKDSRSPVHPQIPISGQLSGSSLCDVGPSTKMRPIQRFRTNFFYHQPKYEKHLQVIPEDETPEILNRNCLPTSGVKSVSPNSKRVSPPHHGFGPSTTWRRGRKLILRSVSPSPSLNPPCEQ, from the exons ATGGGTTTTAGGGTTGTGGCccaaaatttaatcaaaacatacaaaatctGCTTTCTTCCCGCCTTCGCGCCCCTCTTAACCTTTTCTCTCttcatttcttctctcttcagACAGACATACCCGAACAACGATAAGAAACGTTTTGGAGAGAGAAAGGAGGTGGGTGTTTTCAGCTTCGTAACTGAGGATCTTTTAGAGGTAGAAGAGAAGTGTATTGAAGTTCTAATGGAGCTAAACACACCCAATAAGAACCAAATCCCCGCTACCAACCCTCTCTCTCAATTTGAG GATTCTCCTGTGTTTAATTACATCAACAATCTCTCACCAATTGAGTTAGTCAAGTCCATGCACAATGGTCAAGCGTTCAACTTTCCGTCCTTTGCATCTCCTCTTTCTGTATTTGCTTCACCTCAGCTTAGTTCCCAAAGTGATGCTAGATCATTTATGAGAAG GGATCAATTCTCAGAGCCTTCAAAACCTGAGCTCCTTCAAAGTAAAGATGAAAATGACACAAGTATAGGGGTTTTTGAGGCTGCTCAATTGACTGGTTTGAGTGTTGAACAGTCAGAATGCTCCACTCCTGCAAATTCAAGTAAAGGGGTTATTACTAAGCTGCCTGGTGAGCACATGGAATTAGCAATTGAGGAGCCAGACACTTTGAAATATTATTGTGCTAGCCCAGATGATAACATTATCATGGTGCCTCTCAAAGCAATTATTGAGCCTCAGATGGCAGGCGATCCAAATGAGAGATATTGTTCGCGTAAAAGTGAAAAAGACTTGCGTAAAATTGGCCAAACTGGGCAGAATGAAGATGAAGCAGGATGTGATTGGGTGGCTCTGATTTCCGATGTAGCTGATATCTTGACCTTGGAGCCATCCATTGATGAGGAATCAGCTGAGAAGCAGAAAATGGTGGATCCTGGGACCATATCTTTTATCTCAAATGTCCTACAGGCCCCACAGGACAACAGCGATGATTCAGAGACTTCCTATTATGCAGGTTCTTCCCAGCAAAGGGAAATTGGAGAGCCAGGAATTCAGCCAGTAGAATCTGGGGAACAGAATGAAGCACATCAGACACCATCTGTATTCTCTGGAACTTTACCAGATAAACCAATAGTCAATGATGCGGCTGCAAAAGTGGATATCAGGGGGAAAAGCTACCAGTCCAGCAGCAAG CAGCAGCATAAAATACGAAGGAGGTGCCTGGTTTTTGAGATGGGAgctcataaaaagaaattagcaTTTGAATCTAGTAGCTCAACCTCATCACAATCAGATCACATGGGTGCAAGCATAGAAAAGCATGCAACTCCGAGGacagataagggaaaaacattgtCTGCATTACCTGGAAGGGGTATTGGTTTGCACTTGAATGCTCTTACAGCTACAAGCAGTGGTAATGCTGTCAAGATTGAGACTCTAGCTTCTGGAAAGCAAGAAATAAGCCAGCCTCCTTCCCCTGCTGCACACATGGCATCTGGTTTAGATCCTGTTAGTAAATCCTTAGCTCTGATTACTGTGGAAACAGATTTTGTTCCTTTTGATAACGAAGATAAGGTTATGGAAAATGTTCCTCAGACATCGATGGTTGTGACTGAAGACTTTGGCATAAGCAGTCCCAAAATGAAGAG GCAAAAATTCGAATATCTTGGAGCATCATCATGCAAGCGCTGCAATTGTAAGAGATCAAAATGCCTAAAGCT TTATTGCGAATGCTTTGCTGCTGGTCTCTACTGTATTGAGCCTTGTTCGTGTCTAGAGTGTTCTAACAATCCTGCTCATGAAGATACTGTTCTGGAAACTCGCAGACAGATTGAGTCTCGCAACCCTCTTGCATTTGCTCCCAAAGTGATTAGAAACTCGGATTCTGTTTCTGAATTTGGG GAGGAGACTAATAAAACTCCAGCTTCAGCCAGGCATAAAAGAGGATGCAACTGTAAAAAGTCAAGTTGCCTAAAGAAATACTGCGAATGCTTTCAG GGTGGTGTTGGTTGCTCTTCCTACTGTAGATGTGAAGGATGTAAAAACACCTTTGGTTGCAAGAATG GAGTGGAAGAAAATGACCTCAAATGGGGGGAATCTAAAATCCACGAGAACACATCAAACCTGAATTTACttgatataattgaaaagggTGAAGATCATCCAGATCTTATGGTACCTTCTAAAGATTCCAG GTCTCCAGTTCATCCACAAATCCCCATCAGTGGGCAGCTCTCAGGATCTTCCCTTTGCGATGTTGGTCCATCAACTAAAATGCGCCCTATCCAGAGATTTAGAACAAATTTTTTCTATCACCAGCCTAAATATGAGAAGCATCTTCAGGTAATTCCAGAAGATGAAACTCctgagattctgaacagaaatTGCTTGCCTACAAGTGGAGTTAAGTCAGTCTCTCCAAACTCCAAAAGGGTTTCAcctcctcatcatggttttgggCCATCAACTACTTGGAGGAGGGGTAGAAAGTTGATTCTGAGATCTGTCTCTCCATCCCCATCTCTCAACCCACCATGTGAGCAATGA
- the LOC18098947 gene encoding protein tesmin/TSO1-like CXC 2 isoform X3 → MGFRVVAQNLIKTYKICFLPAFAPLLTFSLFISSLFRQTYPNNDKKRFGERKEVGVFSFVTEDLLEVEEKCIEVLMELNTPNKNQIPATNPLSQFEDSPVFNYINNLSPIELVKSMHNGQAFNFPSFASPLSVFASPQLSSQSDARSFMRRDQFSEPSKPELLQSKDENDTSIGVFEAAQLTGLSVEQSECSTPANSSKGVITKLPGEHMELAIEEPDTLKYYCASPDDNIIMVPLKAIIEPQMAGDPNERYCSRKSEKDLRKIGQTGQNEDEAGCDWVALISDVADILTLEPSIDEESAEKQKMVDPGTISFISNVLQAPQDNSDDSETSYYAGSSQQREIGEPGIQPVESGEQNEAHQTPSVFSGTLPDKPIVNDAAAKVDIRGKSYQSSSKHKIRRRCLVFEMGAHKKKLAFESSSSTSSQSDHMGASIEKHATPRTDKGKTLSALPGRGIGLHLNALTATSSGNAVKIETLASGKQEISQPPSPAAHMASGLDPVSKSLALITVETDFVPFDNEDKVMENVPQTSMVVTEDFGISSPKMKRQKFEYLGASSCKRCNCKRSKCLKLYCECFAAGLYCIEPCSCLECSNNPAHEDTVLETRRQIESRNPLAFAPKVIRNSDSVSEFGEETNKTPASARHKRGCNCKKSSCLKKYCECFQGGVGCSSYCRCEGCKNTFGCKNGVEENDLKWGESKIHENTSNLNLLDIIEKGEDHPDLMVPSKDSRSPVHPQIPISGQLSGSSLCDVGPSTKMRPIQRFRTNFFYHQPKYEKHLQVIPEDETPEILNRNCLPTSGVKSVSPNSKRVSPPHHGFGPSTTWRRGRKLILRSVSPSPSLNPPCEQ, encoded by the exons ATGGGTTTTAGGGTTGTGGCccaaaatttaatcaaaacatacaaaatctGCTTTCTTCCCGCCTTCGCGCCCCTCTTAACCTTTTCTCTCttcatttcttctctcttcagACAGACATACCCGAACAACGATAAGAAACGTTTTGGAGAGAGAAAGGAGGTGGGTGTTTTCAGCTTCGTAACTGAGGATCTTTTAGAGGTAGAAGAGAAGTGTATTGAAGTTCTAATGGAGCTAAACACACCCAATAAGAACCAAATCCCCGCTACCAACCCTCTCTCTCAATTTGAG GATTCTCCTGTGTTTAATTACATCAACAATCTCTCACCAATTGAGTTAGTCAAGTCCATGCACAATGGTCAAGCGTTCAACTTTCCGTCCTTTGCATCTCCTCTTTCTGTATTTGCTTCACCTCAGCTTAGTTCCCAAAGTGATGCTAGATCATTTATGAGAAG GGATCAATTCTCAGAGCCTTCAAAACCTGAGCTCCTTCAAAGTAAAGATGAAAATGACACAAGTATAGGGGTTTTTGAGGCTGCTCAATTGACTGGTTTGAGTGTTGAACAGTCAGAATGCTCCACTCCTGCAAATTCAAGTAAAGGGGTTATTACTAAGCTGCCTGGTGAGCACATGGAATTAGCAATTGAGGAGCCAGACACTTTGAAATATTATTGTGCTAGCCCAGATGATAACATTATCATGGTGCCTCTCAAAGCAATTATTGAGCCTCAGATGGCAGGCGATCCAAATGAGAGATATTGTTCGCGTAAAAGTGAAAAAGACTTGCGTAAAATTGGCCAAACTGGGCAGAATGAAGATGAAGCAGGATGTGATTGGGTGGCTCTGATTTCCGATGTAGCTGATATCTTGACCTTGGAGCCATCCATTGATGAGGAATCAGCTGAGAAGCAGAAAATGGTGGATCCTGGGACCATATCTTTTATCTCAAATGTCCTACAGGCCCCACAGGACAACAGCGATGATTCAGAGACTTCCTATTATGCAGGTTCTTCCCAGCAAAGGGAAATTGGAGAGCCAGGAATTCAGCCAGTAGAATCTGGGGAACAGAATGAAGCACATCAGACACCATCTGTATTCTCTGGAACTTTACCAGATAAACCAATAGTCAATGATGCGGCTGCAAAAGTGGATATCAGGGGGAAAAGCTACCAGTCCAGCAGCAAG CATAAAATACGAAGGAGGTGCCTGGTTTTTGAGATGGGAgctcataaaaagaaattagcaTTTGAATCTAGTAGCTCAACCTCATCACAATCAGATCACATGGGTGCAAGCATAGAAAAGCATGCAACTCCGAGGacagataagggaaaaacattgtCTGCATTACCTGGAAGGGGTATTGGTTTGCACTTGAATGCTCTTACAGCTACAAGCAGTGGTAATGCTGTCAAGATTGAGACTCTAGCTTCTGGAAAGCAAGAAATAAGCCAGCCTCCTTCCCCTGCTGCACACATGGCATCTGGTTTAGATCCTGTTAGTAAATCCTTAGCTCTGATTACTGTGGAAACAGATTTTGTTCCTTTTGATAACGAAGATAAGGTTATGGAAAATGTTCCTCAGACATCGATGGTTGTGACTGAAGACTTTGGCATAAGCAGTCCCAAAATGAAGAG GCAAAAATTCGAATATCTTGGAGCATCATCATGCAAGCGCTGCAATTGTAAGAGATCAAAATGCCTAAAGCT TTATTGCGAATGCTTTGCTGCTGGTCTCTACTGTATTGAGCCTTGTTCGTGTCTAGAGTGTTCTAACAATCCTGCTCATGAAGATACTGTTCTGGAAACTCGCAGACAGATTGAGTCTCGCAACCCTCTTGCATTTGCTCCCAAAGTGATTAGAAACTCGGATTCTGTTTCTGAATTTGGG GAGGAGACTAATAAAACTCCAGCTTCAGCCAGGCATAAAAGAGGATGCAACTGTAAAAAGTCAAGTTGCCTAAAGAAATACTGCGAATGCTTTCAG GGTGGTGTTGGTTGCTCTTCCTACTGTAGATGTGAAGGATGTAAAAACACCTTTGGTTGCAAGAATG GAGTGGAAGAAAATGACCTCAAATGGGGGGAATCTAAAATCCACGAGAACACATCAAACCTGAATTTACttgatataattgaaaagggTGAAGATCATCCAGATCTTATGGTACCTTCTAAAGATTCCAG GTCTCCAGTTCATCCACAAATCCCCATCAGTGGGCAGCTCTCAGGATCTTCCCTTTGCGATGTTGGTCCATCAACTAAAATGCGCCCTATCCAGAGATTTAGAACAAATTTTTTCTATCACCAGCCTAAATATGAGAAGCATCTTCAGGTAATTCCAGAAGATGAAACTCctgagattctgaacagaaatTGCTTGCCTACAAGTGGAGTTAAGTCAGTCTCTCCAAACTCCAAAAGGGTTTCAcctcctcatcatggttttgggCCATCAACTACTTGGAGGAGGGGTAGAAAGTTGATTCTGAGATCTGTCTCTCCATCCCCATCTCTCAACCCACCATGTGAGCAATGA
- the LOC18098947 gene encoding protein tesmin/TSO1-like CXC 2 isoform X4 has product MGFRVVAQNLIKTYKICFLPAFAPLLTFSLFISSLFRQTYPNNDKKRFGERKEVGVFSFVTEDLLEVEEKCIEVLMELNTPNKNQIPATNPLSQFEDSPVFNYINNLSPIELVKSMHNGQAFNFPSFASPLSVFASPQLSSQSDARSFMRRDQFSEPSKPELLQSKDENDTSIGVFEAAQLTGLSVEQSECSTPANSSKGVITKLPGEHMELAIEEPDTLKYYCASPDDNIIMVPLKAIIEPQMAGDPNERYCSRKSEKDLRKIGQTGQNEDEAGCDWVALISDVADILTLEPSIDEESAEKQKMVDPGTISFISNVLQAPQDNSDDSETSYYAGSSQQREIGEPGIQPVESGEQNEAHQTPSVFSGTLPDKPIVNDAAAKVDIRGKSYQSSSKQQHKIRRRCLVFEMGAHKKKLAFESSSSTSSQSDHMGASIEKHATPRTDKGKTLSALPGRGIGLHLNALTATSSGNAVKIETLASGKQEISQPPSPAAHMASGLDPTSMVVTEDFGISSPKMKRQKFEYLGASSCKRCNCKRSKCLKLYCECFAAGLYCIEPCSCLECSNNPAHEDTVLETRRQIESRNPLAFAPKVIRNSDSVSEFGEETNKTPASARHKRGCNCKKSSCLKKYCECFQGGVGCSSYCRCEGCKNTFGCKNGVEENDLKWGESKIHENTSNLNLLDIIEKGEDHPDLMVPSKDSRSPVHPQIPISGQLSGSSLCDVGPSTKMRPIQRFRTNFFYHQPKYEKHLQVIPEDETPEILNRNCLPTSGVKSVSPNSKRVSPPHHGFGPSTTWRRGRKLILRSVSPSPSLNPPCEQ; this is encoded by the exons ATGGGTTTTAGGGTTGTGGCccaaaatttaatcaaaacatacaaaatctGCTTTCTTCCCGCCTTCGCGCCCCTCTTAACCTTTTCTCTCttcatttcttctctcttcagACAGACATACCCGAACAACGATAAGAAACGTTTTGGAGAGAGAAAGGAGGTGGGTGTTTTCAGCTTCGTAACTGAGGATCTTTTAGAGGTAGAAGAGAAGTGTATTGAAGTTCTAATGGAGCTAAACACACCCAATAAGAACCAAATCCCCGCTACCAACCCTCTCTCTCAATTTGAG GATTCTCCTGTGTTTAATTACATCAACAATCTCTCACCAATTGAGTTAGTCAAGTCCATGCACAATGGTCAAGCGTTCAACTTTCCGTCCTTTGCATCTCCTCTTTCTGTATTTGCTTCACCTCAGCTTAGTTCCCAAAGTGATGCTAGATCATTTATGAGAAG GGATCAATTCTCAGAGCCTTCAAAACCTGAGCTCCTTCAAAGTAAAGATGAAAATGACACAAGTATAGGGGTTTTTGAGGCTGCTCAATTGACTGGTTTGAGTGTTGAACAGTCAGAATGCTCCACTCCTGCAAATTCAAGTAAAGGGGTTATTACTAAGCTGCCTGGTGAGCACATGGAATTAGCAATTGAGGAGCCAGACACTTTGAAATATTATTGTGCTAGCCCAGATGATAACATTATCATGGTGCCTCTCAAAGCAATTATTGAGCCTCAGATGGCAGGCGATCCAAATGAGAGATATTGTTCGCGTAAAAGTGAAAAAGACTTGCGTAAAATTGGCCAAACTGGGCAGAATGAAGATGAAGCAGGATGTGATTGGGTGGCTCTGATTTCCGATGTAGCTGATATCTTGACCTTGGAGCCATCCATTGATGAGGAATCAGCTGAGAAGCAGAAAATGGTGGATCCTGGGACCATATCTTTTATCTCAAATGTCCTACAGGCCCCACAGGACAACAGCGATGATTCAGAGACTTCCTATTATGCAGGTTCTTCCCAGCAAAGGGAAATTGGAGAGCCAGGAATTCAGCCAGTAGAATCTGGGGAACAGAATGAAGCACATCAGACACCATCTGTATTCTCTGGAACTTTACCAGATAAACCAATAGTCAATGATGCGGCTGCAAAAGTGGATATCAGGGGGAAAAGCTACCAGTCCAGCAGCAAG CAGCAGCATAAAATACGAAGGAGGTGCCTGGTTTTTGAGATGGGAgctcataaaaagaaattagcaTTTGAATCTAGTAGCTCAACCTCATCACAATCAGATCACATGGGTGCAAGCATAGAAAAGCATGCAACTCCGAGGacagataagggaaaaacattgtCTGCATTACCTGGAAGGGGTATTGGTTTGCACTTGAATGCTCTTACAGCTACAAGCAGTGGTAATGCTGTCAAGATTGAGACTCTAGCTTCTGGAAAGCAAGAAATAAGCCAGCCTCCTTCCCCTGCTGCACACATGGCATCTGGTTTAGATCCT ACATCGATGGTTGTGACTGAAGACTTTGGCATAAGCAGTCCCAAAATGAAGAG GCAAAAATTCGAATATCTTGGAGCATCATCATGCAAGCGCTGCAATTGTAAGAGATCAAAATGCCTAAAGCT TTATTGCGAATGCTTTGCTGCTGGTCTCTACTGTATTGAGCCTTGTTCGTGTCTAGAGTGTTCTAACAATCCTGCTCATGAAGATACTGTTCTGGAAACTCGCAGACAGATTGAGTCTCGCAACCCTCTTGCATTTGCTCCCAAAGTGATTAGAAACTCGGATTCTGTTTCTGAATTTGGG GAGGAGACTAATAAAACTCCAGCTTCAGCCAGGCATAAAAGAGGATGCAACTGTAAAAAGTCAAGTTGCCTAAAGAAATACTGCGAATGCTTTCAG GGTGGTGTTGGTTGCTCTTCCTACTGTAGATGTGAAGGATGTAAAAACACCTTTGGTTGCAAGAATG GAGTGGAAGAAAATGACCTCAAATGGGGGGAATCTAAAATCCACGAGAACACATCAAACCTGAATTTACttgatataattgaaaagggTGAAGATCATCCAGATCTTATGGTACCTTCTAAAGATTCCAG GTCTCCAGTTCATCCACAAATCCCCATCAGTGGGCAGCTCTCAGGATCTTCCCTTTGCGATGTTGGTCCATCAACTAAAATGCGCCCTATCCAGAGATTTAGAACAAATTTTTTCTATCACCAGCCTAAATATGAGAAGCATCTTCAGGTAATTCCAGAAGATGAAACTCctgagattctgaacagaaatTGCTTGCCTACAAGTGGAGTTAAGTCAGTCTCTCCAAACTCCAAAAGGGTTTCAcctcctcatcatggttttgggCCATCAACTACTTGGAGGAGGGGTAGAAAGTTGATTCTGAGATCTGTCTCTCCATCCCCATCTCTCAACCCACCATGTGAGCAATGA
- the LOC18098947 gene encoding protein tesmin/TSO1-like CXC 2 isoform X2 has product MGFRVVAQNLIKTYKICFLPAFAPLLTFSLFISSLFRQTYPNNDKKRFGERKEVGVFSFVTEDLLEVEEKCIEVLMELNTPNKNQIPATNPLSQFEDSPVFNYINNLSPIELVKSMHNGQAFNFPSFASPLSVFASPQLSSQSDARSFMRRDQFSEPSKPELLQSKDENDTSIGVFEAAQLTGLSVEQSECSTPANSSKGVITKLPGEHMELAIEEPDTLKYYCASPDDNIIMVPLKAIIEPQMAGDPNERYCSRKSEKDLRKIGQTGQNEDEAGCDWVALISDVADILTLEPSIDEESAEKQKMVDPGTISFISNVLQAPQDNSDDSETSYYAGSSQQREIGEPGIQPVESGEQNEAHQTPSVFSGTLPDKPIVNDAAAKVDIRGKSYQSSSKQHKIRRRCLVFEMGAHKKKLAFESSSSTSSQSDHMGASIEKHATPRTDKGKTLSALPGRGIGLHLNALTATSSGNAVKIETLASGKQEISQPPSPAAHMASGLDPVSKSLALITVETDFVPFDNEDKVMENVPQTSMVVTEDFGISSPKMKRQKFEYLGASSCKRCNCKRSKCLKLYCECFAAGLYCIEPCSCLECSNNPAHEDTVLETRRQIESRNPLAFAPKVIRNSDSVSEFGEETNKTPASARHKRGCNCKKSSCLKKYCECFQGGVGCSSYCRCEGCKNTFGCKNGVEENDLKWGESKIHENTSNLNLLDIIEKGEDHPDLMVPSKDSRSPVHPQIPISGQLSGSSLCDVGPSTKMRPIQRFRTNFFYHQPKYEKHLQVIPEDETPEILNRNCLPTSGVKSVSPNSKRVSPPHHGFGPSTTWRRGRKLILRSVSPSPSLNPPCEQ; this is encoded by the exons ATGGGTTTTAGGGTTGTGGCccaaaatttaatcaaaacatacaaaatctGCTTTCTTCCCGCCTTCGCGCCCCTCTTAACCTTTTCTCTCttcatttcttctctcttcagACAGACATACCCGAACAACGATAAGAAACGTTTTGGAGAGAGAAAGGAGGTGGGTGTTTTCAGCTTCGTAACTGAGGATCTTTTAGAGGTAGAAGAGAAGTGTATTGAAGTTCTAATGGAGCTAAACACACCCAATAAGAACCAAATCCCCGCTACCAACCCTCTCTCTCAATTTGAG GATTCTCCTGTGTTTAATTACATCAACAATCTCTCACCAATTGAGTTAGTCAAGTCCATGCACAATGGTCAAGCGTTCAACTTTCCGTCCTTTGCATCTCCTCTTTCTGTATTTGCTTCACCTCAGCTTAGTTCCCAAAGTGATGCTAGATCATTTATGAGAAG GGATCAATTCTCAGAGCCTTCAAAACCTGAGCTCCTTCAAAGTAAAGATGAAAATGACACAAGTATAGGGGTTTTTGAGGCTGCTCAATTGACTGGTTTGAGTGTTGAACAGTCAGAATGCTCCACTCCTGCAAATTCAAGTAAAGGGGTTATTACTAAGCTGCCTGGTGAGCACATGGAATTAGCAATTGAGGAGCCAGACACTTTGAAATATTATTGTGCTAGCCCAGATGATAACATTATCATGGTGCCTCTCAAAGCAATTATTGAGCCTCAGATGGCAGGCGATCCAAATGAGAGATATTGTTCGCGTAAAAGTGAAAAAGACTTGCGTAAAATTGGCCAAACTGGGCAGAATGAAGATGAAGCAGGATGTGATTGGGTGGCTCTGATTTCCGATGTAGCTGATATCTTGACCTTGGAGCCATCCATTGATGAGGAATCAGCTGAGAAGCAGAAAATGGTGGATCCTGGGACCATATCTTTTATCTCAAATGTCCTACAGGCCCCACAGGACAACAGCGATGATTCAGAGACTTCCTATTATGCAGGTTCTTCCCAGCAAAGGGAAATTGGAGAGCCAGGAATTCAGCCAGTAGAATCTGGGGAACAGAATGAAGCACATCAGACACCATCTGTATTCTCTGGAACTTTACCAGATAAACCAATAGTCAATGATGCGGCTGCAAAAGTGGATATCAGGGGGAAAAGCTACCAGTCCAGCAGCAAG CAGCATAAAATACGAAGGAGGTGCCTGGTTTTTGAGATGGGAgctcataaaaagaaattagcaTTTGAATCTAGTAGCTCAACCTCATCACAATCAGATCACATGGGTGCAAGCATAGAAAAGCATGCAACTCCGAGGacagataagggaaaaacattgtCTGCATTACCTGGAAGGGGTATTGGTTTGCACTTGAATGCTCTTACAGCTACAAGCAGTGGTAATGCTGTCAAGATTGAGACTCTAGCTTCTGGAAAGCAAGAAATAAGCCAGCCTCCTTCCCCTGCTGCACACATGGCATCTGGTTTAGATCCTGTTAGTAAATCCTTAGCTCTGATTACTGTGGAAACAGATTTTGTTCCTTTTGATAACGAAGATAAGGTTATGGAAAATGTTCCTCAGACATCGATGGTTGTGACTGAAGACTTTGGCATAAGCAGTCCCAAAATGAAGAG GCAAAAATTCGAATATCTTGGAGCATCATCATGCAAGCGCTGCAATTGTAAGAGATCAAAATGCCTAAAGCT TTATTGCGAATGCTTTGCTGCTGGTCTCTACTGTATTGAGCCTTGTTCGTGTCTAGAGTGTTCTAACAATCCTGCTCATGAAGATACTGTTCTGGAAACTCGCAGACAGATTGAGTCTCGCAACCCTCTTGCATTTGCTCCCAAAGTGATTAGAAACTCGGATTCTGTTTCTGAATTTGGG GAGGAGACTAATAAAACTCCAGCTTCAGCCAGGCATAAAAGAGGATGCAACTGTAAAAAGTCAAGTTGCCTAAAGAAATACTGCGAATGCTTTCAG GGTGGTGTTGGTTGCTCTTCCTACTGTAGATGTGAAGGATGTAAAAACACCTTTGGTTGCAAGAATG GAGTGGAAGAAAATGACCTCAAATGGGGGGAATCTAAAATCCACGAGAACACATCAAACCTGAATTTACttgatataattgaaaagggTGAAGATCATCCAGATCTTATGGTACCTTCTAAAGATTCCAG GTCTCCAGTTCATCCACAAATCCCCATCAGTGGGCAGCTCTCAGGATCTTCCCTTTGCGATGTTGGTCCATCAACTAAAATGCGCCCTATCCAGAGATTTAGAACAAATTTTTTCTATCACCAGCCTAAATATGAGAAGCATCTTCAGGTAATTCCAGAAGATGAAACTCctgagattctgaacagaaatTGCTTGCCTACAAGTGGAGTTAAGTCAGTCTCTCCAAACTCCAAAAGGGTTTCAcctcctcatcatggttttgggCCATCAACTACTTGGAGGAGGGGTAGAAAGTTGATTCTGAGATCTGTCTCTCCATCCCCATCTCTCAACCCACCATGTGAGCAATGA
- the LOC18098948 gene encoding 40S ribosomal protein S3a, which produces MAVGKNKRISKGKKGGKKKAADPFSKKDWYVVKAPSGFTVKDIGRTLVTRTQGTKIASEGLKHRVFEVSLADLQNDEDHAFRKIRLRAEDVQGRNVLTNFWGMSFTTDKLRSLVRKWQTLIEAHVDVKTTDNYTLRMFCIAFTKRCPNQVKRTCYAQSSQIRQIRRKMREIMVNQASSCDLKDLVQKFIPEVIGKEIEKATTGIYPLQNVFIRKVKILKAPKFDLGKLMEVHGDYSQDIGVKIDRPADETVAEGETEVVGA; this is translated from the exons ATGGCCGTCGG GAAGAACAAGAGGATTTCAAAGGGAAAGAaaggggggaagaagaaagc aGCTGATCCATTTTCAAAGAAGGATTGGTATGTTGTGAAGGCACCATCTGGCTTCACTGTCAAAGATATTGGCAGAACCCTTGTCACCAGAACACAAGGAACTAAG ATTGCTTCCGAGGGGTTGAAACATCGAGTTTTTGAAGTATCTCTTGCTGATCTTCAAAATGACGAGGATCATGCCTTCAGGAAGATCCGCCTCAGAGCTGAGGATGTGCAAGGGAGGAATGTACTGACAAACTTTTGG GGAATGAGCTTCACAACTGACAAGCTGAGGTCTCTGGTTCGAAAGTGGCAAACACTGATTGAAGCCCATGTGGATGTCAAGACCACTGATAATTACACCCTCAGGATGTTCTGCATTGCATTCACCAAGCGGTGTCCAAACCAGGTCAAGAGAACATGCTATGCCCAAAGCAGTCAGATCCGTCAG ATTCGTAGGAAGATGAGGGAAATTATGGTCAACCAGGCTTCATCCTGTGACTTGAAAGATTTGGTGCAAAAGTTCATCCCTGAGGTGATTGGTAAGGAGATTGAAAAGGCAACAACTGGCATATACCCTTTACAGAATGTCTTCATCCGAAAAGTCAAGATTTTGAAGGCTCCCAAATTTGATCTTGGAAAATTGATGGAG GTTCATGGTGACTACTCACAGGATATTGGTGTGAAGATTGACAGACCTGCTGATGAAACAGTGGCCGAGGGGGAGACTGAAGTTGTTGGAGCTTGA